In one window of Haloimpatiens sp. FM7315 DNA:
- a CDS encoding MarR family winged helix-turn-helix transcriptional regulator, whose protein sequence is MKDNTSSIMATDLCNLLLTLHRKIFNPIEIRKTFTLPPSNVMVIFYLNHKDSTSISEIAKELIISKPNMTPIIDNLISEGLVIRYEDTKDRRIIRVKLTDKAHNFIKKQEEIMKISLSEKLSNLNPEEITSLKEHIYAISSIVSKI, encoded by the coding sequence ATGAAAGATAATACATCTAGTATTATGGCTACGGATTTATGTAATTTACTTCTTACCTTACATAGAAAGATTTTTAATCCAATTGAAATCAGAAAAACTTTTACCTTACCACCTTCTAATGTAATGGTTATCTTCTATCTTAATCATAAAGATTCAACATCAATTTCAGAAATAGCAAAAGAACTTATAATATCTAAACCTAATATGACACCTATAATCGATAATTTAATTTCTGAAGGTCTAGTTATTAGATATGAAGATACTAAAGATAGAAGAATAATAAGAGTAAAATTAACTGATAAAGCCCATAACTTCATAAAAAAGCAGGAAGAAATAATGAAAATTTCTTTGTCGGAAAAATTATCAAATCTTAATCCTGAAGAAATAACGTCTTTAAAAGAACATATATATGCTATTTCATCAATAGTTTCAAAGATATAA
- a CDS encoding ABC transporter ATP-binding protein, producing MLKLVKYLKPFIGSVIIIIALLFVQAMCDLALPDYMSNIVNIGIQQNGIDNAVPNVIRKSELDKIMYFVSENDKKLIEGSYKVLDKENLSEKEYKDYIAKYPYLEKAPIYKLNINDKNSISKLNDTLGKSIAILKIAEEKGITDKILTTPKSKIDSFKGNLEEKVNTLPDNMITQSYAMYIKGEYKQIGINTDKVQSNYILLSGLKMLLLALLSVITTVIVGLLAAKVAAGLGKNLRKNIFKKVTSFSSAEFDKFSTASLITRSTNDIQQIQTLMVMLLRVVFYAPILGVGGILKVISTDTSMAWIIAVAVMSILTLVIVLFGVAIPKFKSVQKLVDRLNLITRESLSGILVIRAFNTEKFEEKKFKKANMDLTKTNLFISRIMTMMMPMMMLVMNLITVLIVWVGAHRIDGGTMQVGNMMAFLQYTMQIIMAFLMISMVSLILPRASVSAQRVYEVLNTKNSINDSEDNFKISSLDVTEKGTIEFKNVSFKYNGAEDNALSNISFKAKPGETTAFIGSTGSGKSTLINLIPRFYDVTEGEILVDGVNVKDLLQNKLREKIGYVPQKGMLFSGTIDSNIKYGNKNASKEEVIEAANIAQASEFINLKPEGFEAKISQGGNNVSGGQKQRLSIARALIKKPEIFIFDDSFSALDFKTDAKLRKAINKTITKSTILIVAQRISSIMNANKIIVLDDGKIVGIGSHKELMINCDVYKQIALSQLSKEELHHE from the coding sequence ATGCTAAAGTTAGTAAAATATTTAAAACCTTTTATTGGTTCCGTTATAATAATAATAGCTTTATTGTTTGTGCAAGCTATGTGTGATTTAGCACTTCCTGACTATATGTCTAATATTGTTAATATCGGAATTCAACAAAATGGTATAGACAATGCTGTACCAAACGTAATTCGAAAAAGTGAATTAGATAAGATTATGTATTTTGTTAGTGAAAATGATAAAAAGCTAATAGAAGGTAGTTATAAAGTTTTAGATAAAGAAAATCTTTCTGAGAAAGAGTATAAGGATTATATTGCAAAATATCCTTATTTAGAAAAAGCACCAATATACAAGCTAAATATAAATGATAAAAACTCAATAAGTAAGCTTAATGACACATTAGGCAAATCAATTGCGATACTTAAAATTGCTGAAGAAAAAGGGATCACAGATAAAATTCTTACCACTCCAAAATCAAAAATAGATAGTTTTAAAGGTAATCTAGAAGAGAAGGTTAACACATTACCTGACAATATGATTACGCAATCTTATGCTATGTATATTAAAGGGGAATATAAGCAAATAGGGATAAATACTGATAAAGTTCAATCAAACTATATACTTTTATCTGGCTTAAAAATGCTATTGTTAGCTTTACTTAGCGTGATTACTACTGTAATAGTTGGACTTCTTGCAGCAAAAGTAGCTGCAGGTCTTGGTAAGAACCTTAGAAAAAATATATTTAAAAAGGTTACTAGCTTTTCCAGTGCTGAATTTGATAAATTTTCAACTGCTTCATTGATTACTAGAAGTACTAACGATATTCAGCAAATTCAAACTCTAATGGTAATGTTACTTAGAGTAGTATTTTATGCTCCGATTTTAGGAGTAGGTGGTATTCTTAAAGTAATAAGCACCGACACTTCAATGGCATGGATTATAGCAGTAGCAGTTATGTCAATTTTGACTTTAGTAATTGTGTTATTTGGAGTTGCTATTCCTAAATTTAAAAGTGTTCAAAAATTAGTAGATAGACTTAACTTAATTACCAGAGAATCTTTATCAGGAATTCTTGTAATTAGAGCATTTAACACTGAAAAGTTTGAAGAGAAAAAATTTAAAAAAGCAAATATGGATTTAACTAAAACAAATTTATTTATAAGTAGGATTATGACAATGATGATGCCTATGATGATGCTTGTTATGAATCTTATAACAGTGTTAATTGTATGGGTAGGTGCTCACAGAATTGATGGTGGTACAATGCAAGTAGGGAACATGATGGCGTTTTTACAGTATACCATGCAAATAATAATGGCATTTTTAATGATTTCTATGGTCTCACTTATACTTCCAAGAGCGTCAGTATCAGCTCAACGTGTATATGAGGTTTTGAATACTAAAAATTCAATAAATGATTCAGAAGATAACTTCAAAATTTCGTCTTTAGATGTGACTGAAAAAGGAACTATAGAATTTAAAAATGTTTCTTTTAAATATAATGGAGCTGAAGATAATGCTCTATCTAATATTTCTTTTAAAGCTAAACCTGGAGAAACAACTGCATTTATTGGTAGTACCGGAAGTGGAAAGTCTACTTTAATTAATTTAATTCCACGTTTTTATGATGTTACTGAGGGGGAAATACTAGTAGATGGTGTAAATGTTAAAGATTTACTTCAAAATAAATTAAGAGAAAAAATAGGATATGTTCCACAGAAAGGAATGTTATTTTCAGGGACAATTGATAGTAATATAAAATACGGAAATAAAAACGCTTCTAAAGAGGAGGTAATTGAAGCTGCTAATATAGCTCAAGCTTCGGAATTCATAAATTTAAAACCTGAAGGATTTGAAGCGAAAATTTCACAAGGGGGCAATAATGTTTCTGGTGGGCAAAAACAGAGACTTTCTATAGCAAGAGCATTAATTAAAAAACCTGAGATATTTATATTTGATGATAGTTTTTCTGCCCTTGATTTTAAAACTGATGCAAAGCTTCGAAAAGCTATAAATAAAACTATTACTAAAAGTACCATACTTATTGTAGCGCAAAGAATTAGTTCTATTATGAATGCGAATAAAATTATTGTTCTTGATGATGGAAAAATAGTTGGAATTGGTAGTCATAAAGAACTTATGATTAACTGTGATGTATATAAGCAAATTGCACTATCACAGCTTTCAAAGGAGGAACTCCATCATGAATAA
- a CDS encoding ABC transporter ATP-binding protein has translation MNKEKLNNKSQNNLGGHGPMGGMKKIEKAKDFKGTMRTLLTYLKPYRIAIITVIIFAIGSAAFSIVGPKILGKATTKIFEGLVSRVMGSKDASMDFTYIKNISILLLILYIISALFSFVQGYIMSGIAQRISYKFRKEISEKINRMPLKYFDNKNHGEVLSIVTNDVDTISQTLNQSMSQIITSIITIVGVLIMMLSISYKMTIAALLILPLSMLLVTFIVKKSQKYFIDQQKFLGNINGHVEEVFSGHCIMKAFNMEDDAIGKFNEINNTLYKSAWKSQFLSGMMMPIMTFIGNIGYVCVSILGGWLAIKKTIEVGDILSFIQYIRSFTQPISQVAQIANVLQSTAAAAERVFEFLEEDEERDEFIDAIKINEIQGKVEFKNVHFGYNKDKIIINNFSAKIKPGEKVAIVGPTGAGKTTIIKLLMRFYDINSGNLYIDGLDTKELRKEDLRNLFGMVLQDTWLFNGSIMENIRYGNLNASDEEVIEASKLAHVHHFVKALPKGYDMELNEETNNISQGQKQLLTIARAILKDPKILILDEATSSVDTRTEILIQKAMENLMKGRTSFIIAHRLSTIRDADLILVMQDGNIIEQGKHSELLKANGFYASLYNSQFEIG, from the coding sequence ATGAATAAAGAAAAATTAAATAATAAATCTCAAAATAACTTGGGCGGACATGGTCCTATGGGTGGAATGAAAAAAATTGAGAAAGCTAAAGATTTTAAAGGTACTATGAGAACTTTGTTAACATATTTAAAACCCTATAGAATTGCAATAATTACTGTAATTATTTTTGCAATAGGAAGTGCTGCTTTTTCAATAGTTGGCCCTAAAATTTTAGGTAAAGCTACTACAAAAATTTTTGAGGGCTTAGTAAGCAGAGTTATGGGATCAAAAGATGCTTCTATGGATTTTACTTATATAAAAAATATATCAATTTTACTTTTGATTTTATATATTATTAGTGCATTATTTTCTTTTGTTCAAGGATATATTATGTCAGGTATAGCTCAAAGAATATCCTACAAATTCAGAAAGGAAATATCAGAAAAAATAAACCGAATGCCTCTTAAATATTTTGATAACAAAAACCACGGTGAAGTTTTATCAATAGTTACAAATGACGTAGATACAATTAGTCAAACTTTAAATCAAAGTATGTCCCAAATTATAACATCAATTATTACTATTGTAGGAGTATTAATTATGATGTTATCAATAAGCTATAAAATGACTATAGCAGCTCTTTTGATATTACCTTTATCTATGTTATTAGTAACTTTTATAGTAAAAAAATCGCAAAAATATTTTATAGATCAACAAAAATTTCTAGGTAATATAAACGGACATGTTGAAGAAGTTTTTAGTGGTCACTGTATTATGAAAGCTTTTAATATGGAAGATGATGCAATTGGAAAATTTAATGAAATTAATAATACTCTATATAAATCCGCTTGGAAATCACAATTTTTATCTGGCATGATGATGCCTATTATGACTTTCATTGGAAATATAGGCTATGTATGTGTGTCTATTTTAGGCGGGTGGCTAGCAATAAAGAAAACCATAGAAGTAGGTGACATACTATCTTTTATCCAGTATATAAGATCATTTACTCAGCCTATATCTCAAGTAGCCCAAATTGCTAATGTTCTTCAATCAACAGCAGCGGCAGCAGAAAGAGTATTTGAATTTTTAGAGGAAGATGAAGAAAGAGATGAATTTATAGATGCTATAAAAATTAATGAAATTCAAGGTAAAGTAGAATTTAAAAATGTACACTTTGGATATAATAAGGATAAAATTATAATAAACAATTTCTCGGCAAAAATTAAGCCTGGAGAAAAAGTTGCTATAGTTGGTCCCACTGGAGCTGGTAAGACAACTATAATAAAGCTCTTAATGCGTTTTTATGATATAAATAGCGGAAATCTATACATTGATGGATTGGATACTAAAGAGTTAAGAAAAGAAGATTTACGAAATTTATTTGGAATGGTACTACAAGACACCTGGTTATTTAATGGGTCTATTATGGAAAATATACGATATGGTAATTTGAATGCTTCAGATGAAGAAGTTATAGAAGCTTCTAAATTAGCTCATGTTCATCATTTTGTAAAAGCTTTGCCAAAAGGATATGATATGGAATTAAATGAGGAAACAAATAATATATCCCAAGGTCAAAAACAACTTTTAACTATAGCTCGTGCTATTCTAAAAGACCCTAAAATACTAATACTAGACGAAGCTACAAGTTCAGTGGATACACGTACTGAAATACTTATACAAAAAGCTATGGAAAATTTAATGAAGGGGAGAACTAGTTTTATTATTGCTCATAGATTGTCTACTATACGAGATGCAGATTTAATTCTAGTAATGCAAGATGGAAATATTATAGAACAAGGGAAACACAGTGAATTATTAAAAGCTAATGGCTTCTATGCTTCTTTATATAATAGCCAATTTGAAATAGGTTAA
- a CDS encoding tyrosine recombinase XerC has protein sequence MKLDFDKIRGKNIDMPICVRDFLNYLEVIKGKSPNTIEGYKIDLTMFFRFIKIYKNYGEISNSMGFSDIPINDIQNPILKDINLSDLYAFMSFTEKQRNNSAYARARKVATLKSFFKYLHGKAKIVDENIALELETPKIDKRNPVYLTLSESKKLLKTIDGTYKERDFCIITLFLNCGLRISELCGIDISRIKGDVLTVIGKGNKERTVYLNKACLEAIESYLNVRNLVLGKIPMQDKDTLFLSKNYTRFSKRGIEMMVKKYIIKANLDSTKYTPHKLRHTAATLMYKYGGVDIRSLQEILGHENVSTTQIYTHVDNEKLREAIKSNPLSKE, from the coding sequence ATGAAATTAGACTTTGATAAAATTAGAGGCAAAAATATTGATATGCCTATATGTGTAAGAGATTTTTTAAATTACCTAGAGGTAATTAAAGGCAAATCCCCGAACACTATAGAAGGTTATAAAATAGATTTAACCATGTTTTTTAGGTTTATTAAAATTTACAAAAATTATGGCGAAATATCGAATTCAATGGGTTTTAGTGATATACCGATAAATGATATTCAAAATCCTATTTTAAAAGATATAAATTTGTCTGATCTTTATGCTTTTATGTCCTTTACAGAAAAGCAAAGAAACAATAGTGCTTATGCAAGAGCGAGAAAAGTAGCCACTTTGAAATCTTTCTTTAAATACTTACATGGAAAAGCTAAGATTGTAGACGAAAATATTGCTTTAGAATTGGAGACCCCAAAAATTGATAAAAGAAATCCAGTTTATTTAACTCTAAGTGAAAGCAAGAAATTATTAAAAACTATAGATGGCACATATAAAGAACGCGATTTTTGCATAATAACTTTATTTTTAAACTGCGGCCTTAGAATATCCGAACTTTGTGGTATTGACATATCTCGAATAAAAGGTGATGTCCTAACAGTAATAGGCAAAGGCAATAAAGAAAGAACAGTATATCTAAACAAAGCTTGTTTAGAAGCCATAGAATCCTATCTAAATGTGAGAAATTTAGTCCTTGGGAAGATACCAATGCAAGATAAGGATACCTTGTTTCTTAGCAAGAATTACACAAGATTTAGCAAACGTGGCATAGAAATGATGGTAAAAAAATATATTATCAAAGCAAATTTGGATTCAACTAAATACACCCCACATAAATTAAGGCATACTGCTGCAACACTTATGTATAAATATGGAGGGGTTGATATTAGAAGTCTTCAAGAGATACTAGGTCATGAAAATGTATCAACAACCCAGATATACACTCACGTAGATAATGAAAAACTTAGAGAAGCTATAAAATCTAATCCTTTGTCAAAAGAATAA
- a CDS encoding flavodoxin family protein, producing MKLFIHDLEERNFQKLFPNKRHDNIIISDRGKIHHCIGCFGCWIKTPGNCIIDDDYKDMGELFSKCEEVIIISKCIYGSYSPFIKNILDRSISYIHPYFVIRNGEMHHRRRYNNKFNMKVWFYGKNMTEEEKQTANALVKANSYNLDCTFSPVEFFDSINEMEVNIK from the coding sequence ATGAAATTGTTTATACATGATTTAGAAGAAAGAAATTTTCAGAAATTATTTCCAAATAAACGTCATGATAACATAATTATTTCAGATAGGGGAAAAATTCATCATTGTATTGGTTGCTTTGGATGCTGGATAAAAACCCCTGGTAACTGTATTATAGATGACGATTATAAGGATATGGGTGAACTTTTCTCAAAATGTGAAGAAGTTATTATTATAAGCAAATGCATTTATGGTAGCTATAGTCCCTTTATTAAAAATATATTAGACAGAAGTATTTCTTATATACACCCTTATTTTGTAATAAGAAACGGAGAAATGCATCACAGAAGACGCTATAACAATAAATTCAATATGAAAGTTTGGTTTTACGGAAAAAATATGACAGAAGAAGAAAAGCAAACTGCTAATGCTTTAGTTAAAGCAAATTCTTATAATTTAGACTGTACTTTTAGCCCTGTTGAATTCTTTGATAGTATTAATGAAATGGAGGTAAATATAAAGTGA
- a CDS encoding MFS transporter, translating into MEKIENYIKPYKGLPRSIYVIFFASIVNSMGNLVGPFLTLFLTYKIGISVSLVGFIVAANSALGMIGAMIGGKLIDTIGRKKILIIFRTASAIGYIICAFVKMPFVITSLLMVSSFLGGFSQPVYSTIITDITEGEARKAGFSLQYMAINIGFSVGPLLAGFLYENYLMWLFLGDAITTLISVYLVFIFVPETLPTKSEFNKTKEKTFESAESGSLLSALIKRPVLLIFSLIMVLYFIVFSQFNFGLSLQVGDTFNKNGAKIFGVLMTVNAVLCSTITVFITSAVRNIKASLSIALGGLLYVFGFGMIFFIDELYMFIISTIIWTIGEILVSTNTNVYIAEHTPITHRGRFNSIFPIIRRLGFMLGPIMAGGYIKHSSIRNLWLLIGSLSLVASVMMYVLYTKDKVYLEKQQYENSSSQN; encoded by the coding sequence ATGGAGAAAATAGAAAACTACATTAAACCCTATAAAGGCCTACCTAGAAGTATATATGTAATTTTCTTTGCTTCTATTGTTAATAGTATGGGGAATCTTGTAGGACCTTTTTTAACTTTATTTTTAACCTACAAAATAGGCATAAGTGTTTCTTTAGTTGGTTTTATAGTTGCTGCAAACTCAGCCCTTGGAATGATTGGAGCAATGATAGGTGGCAAACTTATAGATACTATTGGTAGGAAAAAAATTCTTATAATATTTAGAACTGCATCTGCTATAGGATATATAATATGTGCTTTTGTAAAGATGCCCTTTGTTATTACATCATTATTAATGGTTTCAAGTTTTTTAGGAGGATTTTCTCAGCCTGTATACAGTACTATAATTACAGATATAACTGAAGGAGAAGCTAGGAAAGCAGGTTTTTCACTTCAATATATGGCTATAAATATAGGCTTTTCTGTAGGCCCACTTTTAGCAGGATTTTTATACGAAAATTATTTAATGTGGCTTTTCTTAGGTGATGCTATTACCACACTTATATCTGTATATCTTGTATTTATCTTTGTTCCTGAAACTTTGCCAACTAAAAGTGAGTTTAATAAGACCAAAGAAAAAACTTTTGAAAGCGCAGAAAGTGGAAGCTTGTTATCAGCACTTATAAAAAGGCCAGTATTATTAATATTTTCTCTTATTATGGTGCTATATTTTATAGTATTTTCACAATTTAACTTTGGGCTTTCTCTCCAAGTTGGAGATACCTTTAATAAAAATGGAGCTAAGATTTTTGGTGTACTTATGACTGTAAATGCAGTCCTATGTAGTACAATTACAGTATTCATAACCTCAGCTGTAAGAAATATAAAAGCTTCACTTAGTATAGCCCTTGGAGGACTATTGTATGTCTTCGGCTTTGGTATGATTTTTTTTATAGATGAATTATATATGTTTATTATTTCTACTATAATTTGGACCATAGGTGAAATATTAGTTTCAACTAATACTAATGTTTATATTGCAGAACATACGCCTATTACACATAGAGGCAGGTTTAATTCTATTTTTCCTATAATAAGGAGGTTAGGCTTTATGTTAGGCCCAATTATGGCTGGAGGCTATATAAAACACAGTAGCATAAGAAATTTGTGGCTATTAATAGGTAGTTTATCTTTAGTAGCATCTGTAATGATGTATGTACTATATACAAAGGACAAGGTTTATTTAGAAAAACAACAATATGAAAATTCTAGCTCTCAAAACTAA
- a CDS encoding nitroreductase family protein, whose product MNKIIENIKNRRSIRDYKKEQIREEELQAILEAATYAPSGCNAQPWHFTVIQDRDLINLMSSVAKDKLKNSSDEGFRNMANNENLDLTHGAPTLIVVSGKQEAYSPLTDCSAAIQNMLLAAESLDIGSLWIGLIGLSFNEEEVAGRLNIKEGYKPYYGIALGYKGSLEPKAPRRKENVISYIR is encoded by the coding sequence TTGAATAAAATTATAGAAAATATTAAGAATAGAAGAAGCATAAGAGATTATAAAAAAGAACAAATAAGAGAAGAAGAATTGCAAGCTATACTAGAAGCTGCTACCTATGCTCCATCTGGTTGTAATGCTCAGCCTTGGCATTTTACTGTTATTCAAGATAGGGATCTTATTAATCTTATGAGTAGCGTTGCAAAAGATAAGCTAAAGAATTCTTCAGATGAAGGTTTTAGAAATATGGCTAATAATGAGAATTTAGACTTAACTCATGGGGCACCTACATTAATAGTGGTGTCTGGAAAACAAGAAGCCTATTCACCATTAACTGATTGCTCAGCAGCTATACAAAATATGCTTCTTGCAGCCGAAAGCTTAGATATAGGTTCACTTTGGATAGGACTTATAGGACTTTCTTTCAATGAGGAAGAAGTAGCTGGAAGATTAAATATCAAAGAAGGCTATAAGCCATATTATGGAATTGCCCTTGGATATAAAGGAAGCCTTGAACCAAAGGCTCCTAGAAGAAAAGAAAATGTTATAAGTTATATAAGATAA
- a CDS encoding 8-oxo-dGTP diphosphatase, whose product MENIELTNMCMIEDTIKGKVLVQNRVNESWKGIAFPGGHIEKGESIVESVLREVKEETNLDIDDVKLCGIKNWYTRSSNKRYIVFLFKTHKFFGRLLENGEEGRYTG is encoded by the coding sequence ATGGAAAATATCGAACTTACTAATATGTGTATGATAGAGGATACTATAAAAGGAAAGGTATTAGTGCAAAATCGTGTAAATGAAAGCTGGAAGGGTATTGCTTTTCCTGGTGGTCATATTGAAAAAGGTGAATCCATAGTGGAATCTGTCTTAAGAGAAGTAAAAGAAGAAACTAATTTAGATATTGATGATGTTAAACTATGTGGAATAAAAAATTGGTATACTAGAAGTAGCAACAAAAGGTATATAGTTTTTCTTTTTAAAACACATAAGTTTTTTGGAAGGCTATTAGAAAATGGAGAAGAAGGGAGGTATACTGGGTAG
- a CDS encoding amino acid ABC transporter ATP-binding protein produces MIKVIDLHKQFNNLEVLKGINIEIKKGEVVVVIGPSGSGKSTFLRCLNLLERPTKGDIIFKDKSILGKKEDINKIRQKMGMVFQQFNLFPNLSVVDNITVAPTKLKIMTLEEANKTAKDLLKTVGLEEKANSFPSQLSGGQKQRIAIARAVAMNPDVMLFDEPTSALDPEMVGEVLEVMKKLASKGMTMVVVTHEMGFAKEVGDRVVFMDGGVIIEENNPEEFFQNPKHSRTKEFLSKVL; encoded by the coding sequence TTGATTAAAGTAATTGATTTACATAAACAGTTTAATAATTTAGAAGTTCTTAAAGGTATAAATATAGAGATTAAAAAAGGTGAAGTAGTTGTAGTAATAGGACCCAGCGGATCAGGGAAAAGTACTTTCTTAAGATGTTTAAATTTATTAGAAAGGCCTACTAAAGGAGATATTATTTTTAAGGACAAGTCTATCTTGGGTAAAAAAGAGGATATAAATAAAATCAGACAAAAAATGGGTATGGTATTTCAGCAGTTTAATTTGTTTCCTAATTTATCTGTTGTTGATAACATAACTGTGGCGCCTACAAAGTTAAAAATTATGACCTTGGAAGAAGCTAATAAAACTGCAAAAGATCTTTTGAAAACTGTAGGACTTGAGGAAAAGGCAAATAGTTTTCCGTCACAGCTCTCAGGAGGACAAAAGCAAAGAATAGCCATAGCACGAGCTGTAGCTATGAATCCAGATGTAATGTTATTTGATGAACCTACATCAGCACTAGATCCTGAAATGGTTGGAGAAGTTTTAGAAGTAATGAAAAAACTAGCTTCCAAGGGCATGACTATGGTAGTTGTAACTCATGAAATGGGATTTGCAAAAGAAGTTGGTGATAGAGTTGTTTTTATGGATGGTGGGGTAATAATTGAAGAAAACAATCCAGAAGAATTTTTTCAAAATCCAAAGCATTCAAGAACAAAAGAATTTTTGTCTAAAGTTTTGTAG
- a CDS encoding transporter substrate-binding domain-containing protein: MIFKNFKKFMSIVIVVIITLSFVGCGSEVSSIEKLKKNGKLVLGTSADFPPYEFHKEVNGKDTIVGFDLEIAKKIAKDLGVELEVKDMKFDGLLAALNQGKVDLVISGMTPTEERRKNVDFSEIYYKSVQTVVVRNSDKNKYKENVDLKNKKLGVQKGAIQEEIAKNQFKDSETVALGKISDLIIALNSNRIDAAIIELPVATSYVKANKDLCISDIKVVNEESGSAVAIKKGNSDLVKIVNETLEKLKKDKLIDKFITEATKLSEQ, translated from the coding sequence ATGATATTTAAAAATTTTAAAAAATTTATGTCAATAGTAATAGTAGTTATAATTACACTTTCATTTGTAGGTTGTGGTTCAGAAGTCTCATCTATAGAAAAATTAAAGAAAAATGGAAAGCTTGTACTTGGGACAAGCGCAGATTTTCCACCCTATGAGTTTCACAAAGAAGTAAATGGGAAAGATACAATAGTTGGATTTGATTTAGAAATCGCTAAAAAAATTGCTAAGGATTTAGGAGTAGAGCTTGAAGTAAAAGATATGAAATTTGATGGATTACTTGCAGCACTTAATCAAGGAAAAGTGGATTTAGTTATTTCAGGAATGACTCCTACAGAAGAAAGAAGGAAAAATGTAGATTTTTCAGAAATATACTATAAATCTGTTCAAACAGTAGTTGTTAGAAATTCTGATAAAAATAAATATAAAGAAAATGTTGATCTAAAAAACAAAAAGCTAGGAGTGCAAAAAGGAGCTATACAAGAAGAAATAGCTAAGAATCAGTTCAAAGATTCAGAAACTGTAGCTTTAGGTAAAATTTCAGATTTAATTATAGCTCTTAATAGCAATAGAATAGATGCAGCTATAATAGAATTACCTGTTGCTACTTCTTATGTTAAAGCTAATAAAGATTTATGCATATCCGATATAAAAGTAGTAAACGAAGAGTCTGGTTCTGCAGTTGCAATAAAAAAGGGAAATTCAGATTTAGTTAAAATAGTTAACGAAACTTTAGAAAAATTAAAGAAAGATAAGCTTATTGATAAATTTATTACAGAAGCAACTAAATTATCAGAACAATAG
- a CDS encoding class I SAM-dependent methyltransferase, whose amino-acid sequence MRRGYDGLYGRNIGKSRAKGFRPKKIFGLLLREFLGLKDNFKILDLGCGTGFFTRIIAKETNAEITGIDINQELLKGANKISKENSLNIKYEIGDITNIQYKDNTFDIVICDIMLECFNDISIPLREMKRVCKTGGKVVCIEPFYQSSIEYYEYTDKSTRNLILKLARDGRDFGLGPMLPHFLNEVGLKSIDMISWFWGGIEYKTLDLISIDDKLNDMRLNFNRIKKQISQVKDLSEEEGNKVITFFQTRLNYFEKNPKKLYEDMSVMGLPVFIVKGLK is encoded by the coding sequence ATAAGGAGGGGATATGATGGGTTATACGGTAGAAACATTGGAAAAAGTAGGGCTAAAGGGTTCAGACCTAAAAAAATATTTGGATTACTATTAAGGGAGTTTCTTGGGCTTAAAGATAATTTTAAAATATTAGATTTAGGTTGCGGAACTGGATTTTTTACTAGAATAATTGCTAAGGAAACCAATGCAGAAATTACGGGTATAGATATAAATCAAGAACTTCTTAAAGGAGCAAATAAGATTTCTAAAGAAAATTCTTTGAATATTAAATATGAAATTGGTGATATTACAAATATTCAGTATAAAGATAATACTTTTGATATTGTTATATGTGATATTATGTTAGAATGTTTTAATGATATATCGATACCACTCAGAGAAATGAAAAGAGTATGTAAAACTGGAGGTAAGGTTGTGTGTATAGAGCCTTTTTATCAGTCTAGTATTGAATATTATGAATACACTGATAAAAGCACAAGAAATTTGATTTTAAAATTAGCAAGAGATGGTAGAGACTTTGGACTTGGGCCTATGCTTCCTCATTTTTTAAATGAAGTAGGTTTAAAATCAATAGATATGATTAGTTGGTTTTGGGGCGGTATAGAGTATAAAACCTTGGATTTAATATCTATTGATGATAAACTAAATGACATGAGATTAAATTTCAATAGGATTAAAAAACAAATTTCTCAAGTTAAAGATTTATCAGAAGAAGAAGGCAACAAAGTAATAACTTTTTTCCAAACTAGATTAAATTATTTTGAAAAAAACCCTAAGAAATTATATGAAGATATGAGTGTAATGGGATTGCCTGTTTTTATAGTTAAAGGATTAAAATAG